One Candidatus Hydrogenedens sp. genomic window carries:
- a CDS encoding metallophosphoesterase family protein: MKRIKNFNVSISLFPFILCLIILTTTLSIFADVKTPPDRETPFPVTQVPSQITLTLTETPSTSMSIQWSTSSDVKEGVVEWHKKTAKNNEPTIKTSANFISIIDPPLKNNPEIYRWFVTINTLEPDTSYEYRVGNPHLEIWSDWYTFKTEPTQAKTFSFIYLGDAQNGLDEWGQLLKKSIEKCPDCSFILMAGDLVNRGNERDDWDAFFHYADNVFAQYPIVPTIGNHEYKSNPLLPKMYLDYFVLPQNGPTNITSEFCYSFKYLNTQFIILNANHNPEQQVSWLQQQLSGSSSLWKFLLFHQPLYSAAPKRDNKHLKNAWLPLIDQYHVDIVFQGHDHSYWRTYPLKNDQKVSPSEGTYYVISVSGTKAYEQQEKSEIIETAFEKTPTYQIITIEKGTSNRLIYRSFDKEGTQRDEFIINKPTVSRNSFMNTYPVSIAEDKSLACAF; encoded by the coding sequence ATGAAAAGAATCAAAAACTTCAATGTTAGTATTTCTCTTTTTCCCTTCATTCTTTGTCTCATTATTCTGACAACTACCTTATCTATATTTGCAGATGTAAAAACTCCCCCTGATAGGGAAACTCCTTTTCCTGTTACTCAAGTTCCATCACAAATCACGCTTACACTTACTGAAACTCCATCAACCTCTATGAGCATTCAATGGAGCACATCATCGGATGTCAAAGAAGGGGTCGTTGAATGGCATAAAAAAACAGCAAAAAATAATGAACCAACTATAAAAACATCTGCAAATTTCATTTCCATTATTGACCCTCCATTAAAAAATAATCCAGAAATATATCGTTGGTTTGTTACAATAAATACACTGGAACCTGATACAAGTTATGAATATCGTGTAGGTAATCCCCATTTAGAAATTTGGAGCGATTGGTATACTTTTAAAACAGAACCTACTCAGGCAAAAACCTTTTCATTTATTTATTTAGGAGATGCCCAGAACGGGCTGGATGAATGGGGACAATTGCTAAAAAAATCTATTGAAAAATGTCCCGATTGTTCTTTCATCTTGATGGCAGGTGACCTTGTAAATCGAGGAAACGAAAGGGACGATTGGGATGCATTTTTCCACTACGCAGATAATGTTTTTGCTCAATATCCTATAGTTCCAACTATTGGTAATCATGAATACAAATCTAACCCACTTTTACCTAAAATGTACCTCGACTATTTTGTCCTACCTCAAAATGGGCCTACAAACATTACCAGTGAATTTTGTTATTCATTCAAATATCTGAATACACAGTTTATTATTCTAAATGCTAACCACAATCCGGAACAGCAAGTTTCCTGGCTTCAGCAACAACTTTCAGGGTCTTCATCTTTATGGAAATTTTTGCTATTCCATCAACCCCTTTATAGTGCCGCTCCAAAAAGAGATAACAAACACTTAAAAAATGCCTGGCTTCCATTAATAGACCAATACCATGTAGACATCGTATTCCAAGGACATGATCATTCTTATTGGCGAACCTATCCATTAAAAAATGACCAAAAAGTTTCTCCTTCGGAAGGAACCTATTATGTAATCTCTGTCTCGGGAACAAAAGCCTATGAACAACAAGAGAAATCCGAAATTATTGAAACAGCATTTGAAAAAACCCCAACTTATCAAATTATTACTATAGAAAAAGGCACAAGCAATCGGCTTATATATCGTTCTTTTGATAAGGAAGGAACTCAAAGAGACGAGTTTATAATAAACAAACCCACTGTAAGTCGTAATTCTTTTATGAATACATATCCTGTATCAATTGCAGAAGATAAATCCCTTGCTTGCGCATTTTAA
- the fliM gene encoding flagellar motor switch protein FliM — protein sequence MADILSQEEIDLLLGSVTTGTIDTTKKEEQESEQKISVYDFRRPERVSKEQLKGLQSIFESFARELTIVLPPYFRTIVRVDLISIDQLTYDEFILAVSRPTCLIVVNMSPLDGAGILELSPTAVFPIIDRVLGGKGKIIPELRELTEIEERIIGRIVEMMLGCLKRAWEQVIELNSRVESIESDPLIVQIVTGSEMTILVNYEIHIGENTGTINFCIPLMVLNPLLDQISKMAHYAHRVSPEEAEMTRIMLLKHLLNAPIKLDTILGRVNIEMNDILQLKKGDLLVLNKNVEEPIVVEIEGLPKLKGIIGRRGEEMALRICSIIRDEKNPESYL from the coding sequence ATGGCAGATATTTTGAGCCAGGAAGAAATAGATTTGTTGTTAGGTTCCGTTACTACAGGAACTATTGATACAACAAAAAAGGAAGAGCAAGAGAGCGAGCAAAAAATCAGTGTTTATGATTTTCGCAGGCCGGAACGGGTTTCAAAGGAACAATTAAAGGGGTTGCAAAGTATATTTGAATCATTTGCTCGCGAACTTACAATTGTCCTTCCACCTTATTTTCGAACCATAGTCCGTGTGGACTTAATATCTATTGACCAGTTAACTTATGATGAGTTTATTCTTGCCGTTTCCCGTCCTACCTGTCTCATTGTAGTCAATATGTCGCCATTAGATGGAGCGGGAATTTTGGAATTAAGTCCCACAGCTGTTTTTCCTATCATTGACCGTGTGTTGGGGGGTAAGGGGAAGATAATACCCGAATTGAGAGAATTGACAGAAATAGAAGAGCGGATAATTGGGCGTATTGTGGAAATGATGTTAGGCTGTCTTAAAAGGGCGTGGGAACAGGTTATTGAATTGAACTCTCGTGTTGAGTCTATAGAAAGTGATCCATTGATAGTTCAAATTGTTACGGGTAGTGAAATGACCATTCTTGTTAATTATGAGATACATATTGGCGAAAATACAGGGACTATAAATTTTTGTATTCCTTTGATGGTACTAAATCCTCTTTTAGACCAAATTTCAAAGATGGCTCATTATGCCCATCGAGTCAGTCCCGAAGAGGCAGAGATGACACGAATTATGTTATTAAAACATCTATTAAATGCGCCTATTAAATTAGATACTATTTTAGGAAGAGTAAATATAGAGATGAATGATATACTTCAATTAAAAAAGGGGGACCTTTTAGTATTAAACAAAAATGTAGAAGAGCCTATTGTTGTGGAAATTGAAGGTTTACCGAAATTAAAAGGGATAATAGGTAGAAGAGGAGAAGAAATGGCATTGCGTATATGTTCCATAATTCGGGATGAGAAAAATCCTGAAAGTTATTTGTAA
- the fliN gene encoding flagellar motor switch protein FliN has product MKLKEIIDLFFKGFDDVLLSLGTSGNKYNVQETKIIGIEDVKSIIEEQNITLWGKIEKNQGVLLLCLHSNDARALVGSIEGTVPEEINETVIRTLKDLGDAFLGGALSSLSQSVGKGVVQFESTRIFKDKEIFDSSVYSQIQEPVIYGSVTVESSINFSFPWIVLLDNLLKAWFPIDEEKIDAKETMLTQEEIESFINKEVVRTATKNETPTTGVSPVSKKTTDSGYRNLDVILDIQVEATARLGSVEMPLATVLSLGPGSVINIGHEVDSPIELYVNNKLIAKGDVVIVDEKFGIRITEIVSPQERIESLQ; this is encoded by the coding sequence ATGAAATTAAAAGAAATCATTGATTTATTTTTCAAAGGTTTTGATGATGTCCTGTTATCTTTAGGAACGAGTGGAAATAAGTATAATGTTCAGGAAACAAAAATTATCGGAATAGAGGATGTTAAATCTATTATAGAAGAACAGAATATTACACTCTGGGGAAAAATTGAAAAAAATCAAGGTGTTTTATTGTTATGTCTCCATAGTAACGATGCTCGGGCATTAGTAGGGTCTATTGAAGGAACAGTCCCTGAAGAAATAAATGAAACTGTTATCCGTACCTTAAAAGATTTAGGAGATGCTTTTTTAGGAGGCGCTTTAAGTTCCCTGTCGCAATCAGTCGGGAAAGGTGTAGTGCAGTTCGAATCTACAAGAATATTTAAAGATAAAGAGATATTTGATTCATCGGTTTATTCCCAGATTCAAGAACCCGTTATCTATGGCTCTGTTACTGTAGAAAGTAGTATAAATTTTTCGTTTCCTTGGATAGTATTATTAGATAATCTTCTGAAAGCATGGTTTCCTATAGATGAGGAAAAGATAGATGCCAAAGAGACAATGTTGACACAGGAAGAAATAGAATCGTTTATTAACAAGGAAGTTGTAAGAACAGCAACAAAGAACGAAACACCAACTACAGGAGTAAGCCCCGTGAGTAAAAAAACAACAGATTCGGGATACCGTAATTTAGATGTTATTTTAGATATTCAGGTAGAAGCCACAGCCCGGTTAGGGAGTGTAGAAATGCCTTTAGCAACGGTATTGAGTTTAGGTCCCGGGTCTGTAATCAATATCGGGCATGAGGTTGACAGTCCTATTGAGTTATATGTAAATAATAAGTTGATAGCCAAAGGAGATGTGGTTATTGTTGATGAAAAATTCGGTATTCGAATAACAGAAATTGTAAGTCCACAAGAACGGATAGAAAGTTTACAATGA
- a CDS encoding FliA/WhiG family RNA polymerase sigma factor has product MSISEEKILWQKYKEDNDESAREALIFKYMPMVRFIAGRIAIHVPPSIDLDDLIGWGIVGLLDAMERYDYKQETRFNTYASIRIRGTILDQIRSLDWAPRSLRSMARRVGAVSEKLRHEKGGEPTIQDIAEALGVSSEHIEETVANLQTVQVLSLDHFAISEDDGAERTREINTDAFYPSPEEVARQKELQELLVEAIMKLPEQQQKVLHLYYYEELTLKEIGEVLQVSESRVCQIHANAIKTLRELVKSWV; this is encoded by the coding sequence ATGAGTATCAGCGAAGAAAAAATACTCTGGCAAAAATATAAAGAAGACAATGATGAATCAGCACGCGAGGCATTAATATTCAAATATATGCCTATGGTCCGATTTATTGCAGGCAGGATTGCCATTCATGTGCCTCCCTCCATAGATTTAGATGATTTGATTGGCTGGGGAATTGTGGGGTTGCTGGATGCTATGGAACGATATGATTACAAGCAGGAAACGCGGTTTAATACCTATGCGTCTATCCGCATACGCGGAACAATTTTAGACCAGATACGGTCTCTGGATTGGGCACCGCGTTCTTTGAGAAGCATGGCGCGTAGGGTAGGTGCCGTTTCTGAAAAGTTGAGACATGAAAAAGGAGGGGAACCTACAATCCAGGATATTGCTGAGGCTTTGGGAGTAAGTTCGGAACATATAGAAGAAACAGTTGCTAATTTGCAAACAGTTCAAGTCCTTTCTTTAGACCATTTTGCTATTTCGGAGGATGATGGAGCCGAGCGGACAAGAGAAATAAATACAGATGCGTTCTACCCTTCTCCGGAAGAAGTGGCTCGTCAAAAAGAATTACAGGAATTGCTTGTAGAAGCGATTATGAAACTCCCGGAACAGCAGCAAAAAGTGCTCCATCTATATTATTATGAGGAATTAACTTTGAAGGAAATTGGTGAAGTCCTTCAAGTTTCCGAATCCCGAGTTTGTCAAATTCATGCCAATGCCATTAAAACATTACGCGAATTAGTAAAATCGTGGGTGTGA